Below is a genomic region from Myxococcus fulvus.
TCCGTGGGCGTCGGCTGCATGGTGGACTCGTGCCGCGCCTGCACGTCCTGCAAGGACGGCCTGGAGCAGTACTGCGAGCAGGGCGGCCCCACCGTCACGTACAACGGACGTGAGCGCGCAAGCCAGCAGCCCACCTTCGGCGGCTACTCCAGCGCCATGGTCGTGGACCAGGCCTTCGTGCTGCGCGTGCCGGACAACCTGGACCCCGCGCGCGCCGCGCCCCTCTTGTGCGCGGGCATCACCACCTGGTCCCCGCTGCACCACTGGAACGTCCGCGAAGGCCAGCGCGTGGGCATCGTCGGCCTGGGCGGCCTGGGCCACATGGGCGTGAAGTTCGCCCGCGCCCTCGGCGCGCACGTCGTCGTCCTCAGCCACTCGGAGAACAAGCGTCAGGACGCCCTGCGCCTGGGCGCCCACGAGTTCGTCGTCTCCTCCGACACGGGCCAGATGAAGGCCCGGGAGAACACCTTCGACTTCATCCTCGACACCGTCTCCGCCCAGCACGACCTCAACGCATACCTGCGCCTGTTGCGCCGCGATGGCCAAATGGTGCTCGTCGGCGTCCCGGAGAAGCCCCTGGAGCTGGGCGCCTTCACCCTCATCGGCACCCGCCGCAAGCTCGCCGGCTCCATGATTGGCGGCATCCGCGAAACACAGGAAATGCTCGACTTCTGCGCCCAGCACGAAGTCGTGTCCGACGTGGAGGTGATTCCCATTCAGCAAGTGAACGACGCCTACACCCGGATTCTCCGGGGTGACGTGAAATACCGGTTCGTCATCGACATGAAGAGCCTGAAGTAAAGCCTGACGCGCCGCAGCGGTGCGCGATGGGTTCGGAATTCTCCGCTGCGGGCGTTCGCGCGGGCTCTGCTGCCTGGAACAAGACAGTGGGTTGCCCGAGCGGACAGGTGCCTGCTTGGTCTCGGGTTCACATTCTCAATTCATGACTACGACACTTGAGCACGCCGGTTACAACCAGATGACGATGCTGTACCCCGAGGAACACGAGCTCCAGACGCCGACGCAGTCGCTGAAGGACCCTCACTCCGCGGCCAAGCTGCGGCTGCAGGCGAG
It encodes:
- a CDS encoding NAD(P)-dependent alcohol dehydrogenase, with the translated sequence MTTVRGYAAQDARTPLAPFQFERREPGVDDVELDILYCGVCHSDIHQARDEWGGSIFPMVPGHEIIGRVTRVGANVTRFKAGDSVGVGCMVDSCRACTSCKDGLEQYCEQGGPTVTYNGRERASQQPTFGGYSSAMVVDQAFVLRVPDNLDPARAAPLLCAGITTWSPLHHWNVREGQRVGIVGLGGLGHMGVKFARALGAHVVVLSHSENKRQDALRLGAHEFVVSSDTGQMKARENTFDFILDTVSAQHDLNAYLRLLRRDGQMVLVGVPEKPLELGAFTLIGTRRKLAGSMIGGIRETQEMLDFCAQHEVVSDVEVIPIQQVNDAYTRILRGDVKYRFVIDMKSLK